From one Plantibacter flavus genomic stretch:
- a CDS encoding stealth family protein, whose amino-acid sequence MKDPIPPELPFTTAPELVLVTGSSRSQRFDRPDVVQRKGVYTLINGHLTPQQSMVEDLLAVADVLDAAEIEYLLIRGEHDRPVIVVDRSLRKRLQTALAEAFADEPFYSVPLKARMSTMKPAGDPHLLSDGLLTGARKAEVFRLYRPRIEPLGRLRYGMETALQLELWRFGDEEITAPVENVLMRTYMPRTEAVETTVERYGRSWRTLEHMFGALASDVTFDIDLVFSWVDGSSEEFQRARAKRMQSYVVGDGDDSDARFRQINELKYALRSVHTFAPWIRRIFIATDSPAPEWLAEHPKVTIVRSEEFFRDLDALPTHNSMAVESQLHRIEGLSEHFLYSNDDMFLGRPISPELFFSPGGISKFVEATTRIGLGANDPSRSGFENAARVNRRLLHERFGRVTTRHLEHCAAPLRRSIMAEMEREFAEEFRATAHSAFRAADNISVTNSFYHYYGLMTGRAVQQTQAKVRYIETTLKQSLGQMERLLKRRDQDMFCLNDGSRPEISVEQRTTAVIDFLERYFPFPAPWEREAAVPNALEIEPAKLS is encoded by the coding sequence GTGAAGGACCCGATTCCGCCGGAACTCCCGTTCACCACCGCCCCTGAACTCGTCCTCGTGACCGGAAGTTCACGGTCCCAGCGCTTCGACCGACCGGACGTCGTGCAGCGCAAGGGCGTCTACACCCTCATCAACGGTCACCTGACCCCACAGCAGTCGATGGTGGAGGACCTGCTCGCCGTCGCCGACGTGCTCGATGCGGCCGAGATCGAGTACCTCCTCATCCGGGGCGAGCACGACCGCCCGGTCATCGTCGTCGACCGCTCCCTGCGCAAGCGCCTGCAGACCGCACTCGCGGAGGCGTTCGCCGACGAGCCCTTCTACAGCGTGCCGCTCAAAGCACGCATGTCGACGATGAAGCCGGCCGGCGATCCGCACCTCCTCTCCGACGGCCTGCTCACCGGTGCCCGCAAGGCCGAGGTGTTCCGGCTGTACCGGCCGCGCATCGAACCGCTCGGTCGCCTCCGCTACGGCATGGAGACCGCCCTGCAGCTCGAACTCTGGCGCTTCGGCGACGAGGAGATCACCGCGCCCGTGGAGAACGTCCTCATGCGGACGTACATGCCGCGGACGGAGGCCGTCGAGACGACCGTCGAACGCTACGGCCGCAGCTGGCGGACGCTCGAGCACATGTTCGGCGCGCTCGCGAGCGACGTCACCTTCGACATCGACCTCGTCTTCTCGTGGGTGGACGGCTCCTCCGAGGAGTTCCAGCGCGCCCGCGCCAAGCGGATGCAGAGCTACGTCGTCGGCGACGGCGACGACTCCGACGCCCGTTTCCGCCAGATCAACGAGCTCAAGTACGCCCTCCGCAGCGTGCACACCTTCGCCCCGTGGATCCGACGCATCTTCATCGCGACCGACTCCCCCGCGCCCGAATGGCTGGCGGAGCACCCGAAGGTCACCATCGTGCGCAGCGAGGAGTTCTTCCGCGACCTCGACGCCCTGCCGACGCACAACTCCATGGCCGTCGAGAGCCAGCTCCACCGCATCGAGGGGCTGTCGGAGCACTTCCTCTACTCCAACGACGACATGTTCCTCGGGCGACCGATCAGTCCCGAACTGTTCTTCTCACCGGGCGGCATCAGCAAGTTCGTGGAGGCGACCACCCGTATCGGCCTCGGGGCGAACGACCCCTCGCGCAGCGGCTTCGAGAACGCGGCCCGCGTGAACCGTCGGCTCCTGCACGAGCGCTTCGGACGCGTCACCACCCGCCACCTCGAGCACTGCGCCGCCCCCCTCCGCCGGAGCATCATGGCGGAGATGGAGCGGGAGTTCGCCGAGGAGTTCCGCGCGACCGCCCACAGCGCCTTCCGCGCTGCGGACAACATCTCGGTGACCAACTCGTTCTACCACTACTACGGCCTCATGACGGGTCGCGCGGTCCAGCAGACCCAGGCGAAGGTCCGCTACATCGAGACGACGCTCAAACAGTCGCTCGGGCAGATGGAGCGACTCCTCAAGCGACGCGACCAGGACATGTTCTGCCTCAACGACGGTAGCCGGCCGGAGATCTCGGTGGAGCAGCGCACCACCGCCGTGATCGACTTCCTCGAGCGGTACTTCCCGTTCCCGGCGCCATGGGAGCGCGAGGCGGCCGTGCCGAACGCGCTCGAGATCGAGCCCGCCAAGCTCAGCTGA
- a CDS encoding SDR family oxidoreductase, giving the protein MTSPEAPRTALVVGASGITGSAIVSQLLEDGGWRILALSRRAPAAHPQVEHVAADLRDADDLAHALGGTGVTHVFFTAWSRQDTEAENIRVNGGMVRDLLAALAAEPVQHVALVTGLKHYLGPFEAYAAGEMPDTPFHEDEERLDTPNFYYEQEDELFAAAARAGFTWSVHRSHTVIGHAVGNAMNMASTLAVQAALCKRLDRPFVFPGSETQWNGLTDMTDAGLLAEQMLWAATSPAGADEAFNIVNGDVFRWRWMWPRLAAHLGVEPEGFDTAPRPLEQQMAGVEGTWAEVVAEHGLVEADLSRVASWWHTDGDLGRDIEVVTDMSKSRLAGFTGYRRTLDAFSAIFDRLRAERIVP; this is encoded by the coding sequence ATGACCTCCCCAGAAGCACCCCGCACCGCACTCGTCGTCGGCGCCAGCGGCATCACCGGTTCCGCGATCGTGTCGCAGCTCCTCGAGGACGGCGGCTGGCGGATCCTCGCCCTCTCTCGCCGCGCGCCCGCGGCCCACCCGCAGGTCGAACACGTCGCGGCCGACCTCCGGGACGCGGACGACCTCGCGCACGCCCTCGGCGGCACCGGTGTCACCCACGTCTTCTTCACCGCCTGGTCGCGTCAGGACACCGAGGCCGAGAACATCCGGGTCAACGGCGGCATGGTCCGCGACCTGCTCGCCGCCCTCGCCGCCGAGCCCGTTCAGCACGTCGCCCTGGTCACCGGCCTCAAGCACTACCTCGGCCCGTTCGAGGCCTACGCGGCGGGAGAGATGCCCGACACCCCGTTCCACGAGGACGAGGAGCGACTCGACACGCCCAACTTCTACTACGAGCAGGAGGACGAGCTCTTCGCCGCGGCTGCGCGAGCGGGCTTCACCTGGTCGGTGCACCGTTCCCACACCGTGATCGGACATGCGGTGGGCAACGCGATGAACATGGCGTCCACGCTCGCGGTGCAGGCGGCGCTCTGCAAGCGACTCGACCGACCGTTCGTGTTCCCCGGTTCCGAGACCCAGTGGAACGGCCTCACCGACATGACCGACGCCGGACTCCTCGCCGAGCAGATGCTGTGGGCGGCGACTTCACCGGCCGGTGCGGACGAGGCGTTCAACATCGTCAACGGCGACGTCTTCCGCTGGCGCTGGATGTGGCCGCGCCTGGCGGCGCACCTCGGCGTCGAGCCGGAGGGTTTCGACACCGCGCCGCGTCCGCTCGAGCAGCAGATGGCGGGCGTCGAGGGCACCTGGGCCGAGGTGGTGGCCGAACACGGTCTCGTCGAGGCCGACCTCTCCCGCGTGGCGTCGTGGTGGCACACCGACGGCGACCTCGGCCGGGACATCGAGGTCGTCACCGACATGAGCAAGAGTCGACTCGCTGGCTTCACCGGCTACCGGCGGACGCTGGACGCCTTCTCCGCGATCTTCGACCGACTCCGCGCAGAGCGCATCGTCCCGTAG
- a CDS encoding phosphodiesterase, which translates to MSLRTAEYPRPDHFLLHVSDTHLLAGGGSLYDSVDSETHLRHLFAEFEASGGRPEAIVFTGDLADKGEPDAYDRIRSIVEPVAERLGSQIIWVMGNHDDRQAFRAGLFGEVPTTRPVDRVYDVNGLRVITLDSSVPGRHHGEVSDEQLDWLAEELSTKAPHGTILAMHHPPVPSVLDLAVSVELRDQAKLAEVLEGSDVRSIIAGHLHYSSTATFAGIPVSVASATCYTQDLNVPVGGTRGRDGARAFNLVHVYGKTVLHSVVPLGETPPLHYIDAEESARLLARDGIELPVSDTVPVQPEPPLTMPIGVLV; encoded by the coding sequence GTGAGTCTTCGCACGGCCGAGTACCCGAGGCCCGATCACTTCCTGCTCCATGTGAGCGACACGCACCTCCTCGCCGGCGGGGGGAGCCTCTACGACAGTGTCGACAGCGAGACGCACCTGCGTCACCTGTTCGCCGAGTTCGAGGCGTCCGGCGGTCGGCCCGAAGCGATCGTCTTCACGGGTGACCTCGCCGACAAGGGCGAACCCGACGCGTACGACCGCATCCGCTCGATCGTCGAGCCGGTCGCCGAGCGCCTCGGATCGCAGATCATCTGGGTGATGGGCAACCACGACGACCGCCAGGCGTTCCGGGCCGGGCTGTTCGGTGAGGTGCCGACCACCCGACCGGTCGACCGCGTCTACGACGTCAACGGCCTCCGCGTCATCACCCTCGACTCGAGCGTCCCCGGGCGCCACCACGGTGAGGTGTCGGACGAGCAGCTCGACTGGCTCGCCGAGGAGCTTTCGACGAAGGCGCCTCACGGCACGATCCTCGCGATGCACCACCCGCCCGTCCCGAGCGTGCTCGACCTCGCCGTGAGCGTCGAGCTGCGCGACCAGGCGAAGCTCGCCGAAGTGCTCGAGGGGTCCGACGTCCGGAGCATCATCGCCGGGCACCTGCACTACTCGTCGACCGCGACCTTCGCGGGCATCCCGGTGTCGGTCGCGTCGGCCACGTGCTACACGCAGGACCTCAACGTGCCCGTCGGCGGGACGCGTGGTCGCGACGGCGCGCGGGCGTTCAACCTCGTCCACGTCTACGGCAAGACGGTCCTGCACTCGGTGGTGCCGCTGGGGGAGACCCCGCCGCTGCACTACATCGACGCCGAGGAGAGTGCGCGCCTGCTCGCTCGCGACGGCATCGAGCTGCCCGTGTCGGACACGGTGCCGGTGCAGCCGGAGCCGCCGCTGACGATGCCGATCGGCGTCCTCGTCTGA
- a CDS encoding DUF1353 domain-containing protein, with protein MPYLDDDEQPLQRIDLAQIPPTGRRFRLERRIGFQEHAPDGPVVWAPASDDGHDGDRAEGWTDLASVPGVLWSFIGSYGRQSAPAVVHDHRALLALGLPADQALEQRFEDDRQFRVGLRQQRVPLLRAWLMWAVVSVERYVRHAPGVAAVLIGQSVLGVLAVWVATIGLVTPVLGAPTPGWLGLAMAPAVLAVCWREERRLLVWLPYAGALLGPLLLVQLAAVGAFRLIELLVRETIDRPFIDDSPGPVGPPTLR; from the coding sequence ATGCCCTACCTCGACGACGATGAGCAGCCGCTGCAGCGGATCGATCTGGCGCAGATCCCCCCGACCGGACGCCGGTTCCGACTCGAGCGGCGGATCGGGTTCCAGGAGCACGCCCCTGACGGTCCCGTCGTGTGGGCACCGGCGTCCGACGACGGGCACGACGGCGACCGCGCGGAGGGATGGACCGACCTCGCGTCCGTCCCGGGCGTCCTGTGGAGCTTCATCGGCAGCTACGGCCGACAGTCCGCGCCGGCCGTCGTGCACGACCACCGCGCGCTCCTCGCACTCGGGCTCCCGGCGGACCAGGCACTCGAGCAGCGGTTCGAGGACGATCGACAGTTCCGCGTCGGACTCCGCCAGCAGCGGGTGCCGCTCCTCCGGGCCTGGCTCATGTGGGCCGTCGTGTCGGTCGAGCGGTACGTCAGGCACGCTCCAGGCGTCGCCGCCGTGCTGATCGGGCAGTCGGTCCTCGGGGTCCTGGCCGTCTGGGTCGCGACGATCGGACTCGTCACGCCCGTGCTCGGCGCTCCGACGCCCGGGTGGCTCGGCCTCGCGATGGCACCCGCGGTCCTCGCCGTGTGCTGGCGGGAGGAACGGAGACTCCTCGTCTGGCTGCCGTACGCCGGTGCGCTCCTCGGTCCCCTGCTCCTCGTCCAACTCGCAGCGGTCGGGGCGTTCCGCCTCATCGAACTCCTCGTGCGGGAGACCATCGACCGCCCGTTCATCGACGACTCCCCCGGCCCCGTCGGCCCGCCGACCCTCCGCTGA
- a CDS encoding ABC transporter ATP-binding protein: MTLLHLDDVHVTYKLPGRGTLNAVDGVSFDLEPRQVLGLVGESGCGKSTLARAVCGLEPTSGGAITFNGTPIGKLGLRKRAPELLRIQMVFQNPYASLNPRRTVGSQIEDGLRVNPVRDAWDVGQLLEHVELDAASRTRYPHQFSGGQRQRIAIARAIAAGPELLIGDEPIASLDASLQARVAKLMRKLAVETGAALLFISHDLSVVRVIADDVAVMSAGRIVEHGPVDRVWSDPQDAYTQRLLAAIPVVDGLGTLPGA; encoded by the coding sequence ATGACGCTGCTGCACCTCGACGACGTCCATGTGACGTACAAGCTGCCCGGTCGCGGCACGCTGAACGCGGTCGACGGCGTGAGCTTCGACCTCGAGCCGCGACAGGTGCTCGGCCTGGTGGGGGAGTCGGGCTGCGGCAAGTCGACCCTCGCACGAGCGGTCTGTGGGCTGGAACCGACCTCGGGTGGCGCGATCACGTTCAACGGGACACCCATCGGCAAGCTGGGTCTCCGGAAGCGCGCACCCGAGCTGCTGCGGATCCAGATGGTCTTCCAGAACCCGTACGCCTCGCTGAACCCGCGCCGCACGGTCGGGAGTCAGATCGAGGACGGCCTCCGGGTCAACCCGGTGCGCGACGCGTGGGATGTCGGTCAGCTGCTCGAGCACGTCGAGCTCGACGCAGCCAGCCGCACCCGCTATCCGCACCAGTTCTCGGGCGGCCAGCGGCAGCGCATCGCGATCGCCCGGGCGATCGCGGCGGGTCCCGAGCTGCTCATCGGTGACGAGCCGATCGCGTCGCTCGACGCCTCCCTGCAGGCACGGGTGGCGAAGCTCATGCGGAAGCTCGCGGTCGAGACGGGTGCGGCGCTCCTCTTCATCAGCCACGACCTGTCCGTCGTCCGGGTCATCGCGGACGACGTGGCGGTCATGAGCGCCGGTCGCATCGTCGAGCACGGTCCGGTCGACCGCGTCTGGTCCGACCCGCAGGACGCCTACACGCAGCGGCTGCTCGCGGCGATCCCGGTCGTCGACGGACTCGGCACCCTCCCCGGCGCCTGA
- a CDS encoding ABC transporter ATP-binding protein has protein sequence MTQAAGGGGGIVIEGLTLGFGRGAATKQILRGIDLEVPAGRITGLAGESGSGKTMTGLAICGLLPAGADLGGSIRFDGTELVGLKQRTMNRYRGTEIAMIFQDPTASLHPMLTVEAQLVDHYRHHTGASKAAAHARALEMLGLVAVPNPEAALRKYPHQFSGGQLQRIAIASALMCEPSVLIADEPTTALDVTVQAGILRLLRKLCDELGIAIILVTHDLGVMSALADTIAVMRLGEIVEHGSRYQVITAPQHEYTKALIDALPDTGTEAAS, from the coding sequence ATGACGCAGGCAGCAGGCGGTGGCGGCGGGATCGTCATCGAGGGGCTCACGCTCGGCTTCGGTCGCGGCGCCGCCACCAAGCAGATCCTCCGCGGCATCGACCTCGAGGTCCCCGCCGGTCGCATCACCGGGCTGGCCGGTGAGTCGGGGTCCGGCAAGACCATGACCGGGCTCGCCATCTGCGGGCTCCTGCCGGCCGGAGCGGACCTCGGCGGCAGCATCCGCTTCGACGGCACCGAACTCGTGGGGCTCAAGCAGCGCACCATGAACCGGTACCGCGGCACGGAGATCGCGATGATCTTCCAGGACCCGACCGCGAGCCTGCACCCCATGCTCACGGTCGAGGCCCAACTCGTCGACCACTACCGGCACCACACGGGAGCCTCGAAGGCGGCCGCCCACGCGCGGGCGCTCGAGATGCTCGGCCTCGTCGCCGTCCCGAACCCGGAGGCGGCGCTGCGCAAGTACCCGCACCAGTTCTCGGGGGGACAGCTGCAGCGCATCGCGATCGCCTCGGCGCTGATGTGCGAGCCCTCCGTGCTCATCGCCGACGAACCGACCACGGCCCTCGACGTCACGGTCCAGGCCGGCATCCTCCGCCTGCTGCGGAAGCTGTGCGACGAGCTCGGGATCGCGATCATCCTCGTCACCCACGACCTCGGGGTGATGTCGGCGCTCGCCGACACGATCGCGGTCATGCGGCTCGGCGAGATCGTCGAGCACGGCAGCCGGTACCAGGTCATCACCGCTCCGCAGCACGAGTACACCAAGGCGCTCATCGACGCGCTGCCCGACACGGGAACGGAGGCGGCGTCATGA
- a CDS encoding ABC transporter permease — MTDVLAVQTKRRGRLRISKQLRTPLAVAGGVIVLFWLLVALLAPWIRPFDPLAQDFDRLQAPSAAHWFGTDQVGRDVLSRVVSGAQVSIPLALMLVIFAMLIGSLLGAIAGYFGKALDETIMRIADLVFAFPTIILAMVIAAALGPSLTNAVIAMLIVSWPAYARVTRSLVIGARGAEYVIAGRLLGNGPFTSLGKDILPNVVSPVVVLATLDVGTAILLLSGLSFLGLGAVPPTPDWGAMVSDGVQNFSSWWIAVFPGLAILTVVLAFNFLGDALRDALDPRSQEAVQGRAL, encoded by the coding sequence ATGACCGACGTCCTCGCCGTCCAGACCAAGCGCAGGGGCCGCCTCCGCATCTCGAAGCAGTTGCGCACTCCGCTCGCCGTCGCGGGTGGTGTCATCGTGCTCTTCTGGCTGCTCGTCGCGCTGCTCGCGCCGTGGATCCGGCCGTTCGACCCGCTCGCCCAGGACTTCGACCGGCTGCAGGCCCCGAGTGCCGCGCACTGGTTCGGCACCGACCAGGTGGGCCGCGACGTCCTGTCCCGGGTCGTCAGCGGCGCGCAGGTCTCGATTCCGCTCGCCCTCATGCTCGTGATCTTCGCGATGCTCATCGGTTCGCTGCTCGGCGCGATCGCGGGCTACTTCGGCAAGGCACTCGACGAGACCATCATGCGGATCGCCGACCTCGTGTTCGCGTTCCCGACGATCATCCTCGCGATGGTCATCGCCGCAGCGCTCGGCCCGAGCCTCACGAACGCCGTCATCGCGATGCTCATCGTGTCGTGGCCGGCGTACGCCCGCGTGACGCGTTCACTCGTCATCGGAGCCAGGGGAGCCGAGTACGTCATCGCCGGTCGTCTGCTCGGCAACGGGCCGTTCACCTCGCTCGGCAAGGACATCCTGCCGAACGTCGTGTCGCCGGTCGTCGTGCTCGCCACGCTCGACGTCGGCACGGCCATCCTGCTGCTGTCGGGTCTCTCGTTCCTCGGTCTCGGTGCCGTCCCGCCGACGCCGGACTGGGGTGCGATGGTGTCCGACGGGGTGCAGAACTTCTCGTCTTGGTGGATCGCCGTCTTCCCGGGACTCGCCATCCTCACGGTGGTGCTCGCCTTCAACTTCCTCGGCGACGCCCTTCGCGACGCCCTCGACCCCCGGTCGCAGGAAGCCGTGCAGGGGCGCGCACTGTGA
- a CDS encoding ABC transporter permease — MPESSSVAPTTSSARAGLHPLARYLGIRLGLTVLLMFGVTLVTFTLTNLVPADPVQAALGEQAAADPTIVAQFRENAGLDKPLPVQYVTYVANLFQGDLGTSQQTRGAVADELGRAFPATAELALTAIVISIVIGVGLGMWAALRRKTITDQVIRVVSLIGISVPSFWLALVVYFVFFSQLHWFPGSGRLSPAAIPPPKVTGMYTVDALLAGQWSTFGDAIAHLILPASVLALYTIGLLTRFARSAILEVLDLDYVRAARAKGLPGHVVVTRYVLRGALVPIITVLGVAFGSLLSGTVLVEKVYSWHGLGEYAYSAATKLDLPAIMGVGLIVGFVYIGLNFLVDVLYGFIDPRVRVA; from the coding sequence TTGCCGGAATCAAGTAGCGTCGCGCCGACGACGTCCAGCGCGCGAGCGGGTCTCCACCCGCTCGCGCGCTACCTCGGCATCCGGCTCGGACTCACGGTCCTCCTGATGTTCGGGGTGACGCTCGTCACCTTCACGCTGACCAACCTCGTGCCCGCGGACCCCGTGCAGGCGGCGCTCGGTGAGCAGGCCGCGGCGGACCCGACGATCGTCGCGCAGTTCCGCGAGAACGCCGGCCTCGACAAGCCATTGCCCGTCCAGTACGTCACCTACGTCGCGAACCTGTTCCAGGGTGACCTCGGGACCTCGCAGCAGACCCGGGGCGCCGTCGCGGACGAACTCGGTCGCGCCTTCCCGGCCACGGCCGAACTGGCGCTCACCGCCATCGTCATCTCGATCGTCATCGGCGTCGGTCTCGGCATGTGGGCCGCGCTGCGCCGGAAGACGATCACCGACCAGGTCATCCGGGTCGTGAGTCTCATCGGCATCTCGGTGCCGTCGTTCTGGCTCGCACTCGTCGTCTACTTCGTGTTCTTCTCCCAGCTGCACTGGTTCCCGGGCTCCGGGCGGCTCTCGCCCGCGGCGATCCCGCCACCGAAGGTCACCGGGATGTACACGGTCGACGCATTGCTCGCCGGCCAGTGGTCGACCTTCGGCGACGCCATCGCCCACCTGATCCTGCCCGCCTCCGTCCTGGCGCTCTACACGATCGGCCTGCTCACCCGGTTCGCGCGGTCGGCGATCCTGGAGGTGCTCGACCTCGACTACGTCCGGGCAGCGCGGGCGAAAGGCCTTCCCGGCCACGTCGTCGTGACCCGGTACGTGCTCCGCGGTGCGCTCGTCCCCATCATCACCGTGCTCGGCGTCGCCTTCGGATCGCTGCTGTCCGGAACGGTCCTCGTCGAGAAGGTGTACTCGTGGCACGGCCTCGGCGAGTACGCGTACTCCGCGGCGACCAAGCTCGACCTGCCCGCGATCATGGGCGTCGGGCTCATCGTCGGCTTCGTGTACATCGGCCTGAACTTCCTGGTCGACGTGCTGTACGGCTTCATCGACCCGAGAGTGAGGGTGGCATGA
- a CDS encoding ABC transporter substrate-binding protein translates to MSRSFSRTSRRGMAALGLALAAGLALSACSPSGGSDDSAGKSLVVDASFDLKTADPNREYETTGSIVAKALYETLLTFKDDDVTAPVDGLASYEMNADNTVMTLTMKDGKKFSDGSDVTVDDAVFSLQRVQGVKGNPSFLLDGVTIEKTSDTTLTLTSATPNPALPFILPNPALGVVNKKVVEENGGSATADDAAESFLNTTSAGSGPYKLESFDAASQVVFTANPEYTGTKPAYERVVLRNVQGPTQKLNVEAGDSQVALDLNPDQVSELDDSKVKIIANPSRYMIFLMLNQDPAISDITSNPKFLEAVKLGIDYDRIVDLAGDGSVRPGGFIPSIFNGALDAADGNQFDADAAKAALKESGYAGEAVTLNFPNDITVQGLSLQSIAESVQAQLKSVGITITLAPAPVATELDAYRDGKETVGLWYWGPDFPDPSNYLAFTPGELVGLRAGWPAGADPTVTDLANAALAATDTDARAAAYQDLQKAQNASGPFIPLLQPAQNVVTATTITEVPLNPTWTVDLAGIK, encoded by the coding sequence TTGTCACGATCCTTCAGCCGCACCAGCCGGCGCGGCATGGCGGCCCTCGGCCTCGCCCTCGCCGCCGGCCTCGCGCTCAGCGCCTGTTCCCCCTCAGGCGGCTCCGATGACAGCGCGGGCAAGTCGCTCGTCGTCGACGCGTCCTTCGACCTCAAGACCGCCGACCCGAACCGCGAGTACGAGACCACCGGCTCGATCGTCGCGAAGGCGCTCTACGAGACCCTCCTCACCTTCAAGGACGACGACGTCACCGCGCCCGTCGACGGCCTCGCGAGCTACGAGATGAACGCCGACAACACGGTGATGACCCTCACGATGAAGGACGGCAAGAAGTTCTCCGACGGCTCCGACGTGACCGTCGACGACGCGGTGTTCTCGCTGCAGCGCGTCCAGGGCGTGAAGGGCAACCCGTCCTTCCTGCTCGACGGCGTCACGATCGAGAAGACCTCGGACACGACGCTCACGCTCACCTCGGCGACGCCGAACCCCGCCCTCCCGTTCATCCTTCCGAACCCGGCCCTCGGTGTCGTGAACAAGAAGGTCGTCGAGGAGAACGGTGGCAGCGCGACCGCCGACGATGCGGCCGAGTCGTTCCTCAACACGACGTCCGCGGGCTCCGGCCCGTACAAGCTCGAGTCCTTCGACGCCGCCTCGCAGGTCGTCTTCACGGCGAACCCCGAGTACACGGGGACCAAGCCCGCGTACGAGCGCGTCGTCCTCCGCAACGTGCAGGGCCCGACGCAGAAGCTCAACGTCGAGGCCGGTGACTCGCAGGTCGCCCTCGATCTGAACCCCGACCAGGTCTCCGAGCTCGACGACTCGAAGGTGAAGATCATCGCGAACCCCTCGCGCTACATGATCTTCCTCATGCTCAACCAGGACCCCGCGATCAGCGACATCACGAGCAACCCGAAGTTCCTCGAGGCCGTCAAGCTCGGCATCGACTACGACAGGATCGTCGACCTCGCGGGCGACGGTTCCGTCCGTCCCGGTGGCTTCATCCCCTCGATCTTCAACGGGGCGCTCGACGCCGCCGACGGCAATCAGTTCGACGCCGATGCGGCGAAGGCTGCGCTCAAGGAGTCCGGGTACGCCGGCGAAGCCGTCACCCTGAACTTCCCGAACGACATCACGGTGCAGGGGCTGTCGCTCCAGAGCATCGCCGAGTCGGTCCAGGCGCAGCTGAAGTCGGTCGGCATCACCATCACGCTGGCCCCGGCTCCGGTCGCCACCGAGCTGGACGCCTACCGCGACGGCAAGGAGACCGTGGGTCTCTGGTACTGGGGCCCGGACTTCCCGGACCCGTCGAACTACCTCGCGTTCACGCCGGGTGAGCTCGTCGGCCTCCGCGCTGGCTGGCCGGCAGGCGCCGACCCGACCGTGACCGACCTCGCGAACGCTGCGCTCGCCGCGACCGACACGGACGCCCGTGCCGCCGCGTACCAGGACCTCCAGAAGGCGCAGAACGCGAGCGGACCGTTCATCCCGCTCCTGCAGCCGGCGCAGAACGTGGTCACCGCGACCACGATCACCGAGGTTCCGCTGAACCCGACGTGGACCGTCGACCTTGCCGGAATCAAGTAG
- a CDS encoding Lrp/AsnC family transcriptional regulator, whose product MQLDDTHIRMLELLREDGRASVAALAEELGISRSNAYSRYEAMLRAGVLKGVHAEIEPATVGLGVAAMVFITLRQSQWADFRARLSSVPELEYFAVTTGEHDAMMLIRAPDVAAIHELVATRLAQWPSIKATTTVFLMDEERSNVSLRMTRSERTSVEDSGERFGMTRFVRTSDERAQRVPERRGR is encoded by the coding sequence ATGCAACTCGACGACACCCACATCCGCATGCTGGAGCTGCTCCGGGAGGACGGGCGGGCTTCGGTCGCCGCTCTCGCGGAGGAGCTCGGGATCTCCCGTTCGAACGCCTACTCGCGGTATGAGGCCATGCTCCGCGCCGGCGTCCTGAAGGGGGTCCACGCGGAGATCGAGCCGGCGACGGTCGGGCTCGGCGTCGCGGCGATGGTCTTCATCACGCTGCGCCAGAGCCAGTGGGCCGACTTCCGCGCGCGGCTGTCCTCGGTCCCGGAGCTCGAGTACTTCGCCGTCACGACCGGCGAGCACGACGCGATGATGCTGATCCGGGCCCCTGACGTGGCGGCGATCCACGAACTGGTCGCCACCCGGCTCGCACAGTGGCCGTCCATCAAGGCGACGACGACCGTGTTCCTCATGGACGAGGAGCGGTCGAACGTGTCGCTCCGCATGACGAGGTCCGAGCGCACGAGCGTCGAGGACTCCGGCGAGCGCTTCGGCATGACCCGGTTCGTCCGGACGAGCGACGAGCGCGCCCAGCGGGTGCCGGAGCGACGCGGACGCTGA